Proteins encoded together in one Solanum lycopersicum chromosome 7, SLM_r2.1 window:
- the LOC138337507 gene encoding uncharacterized protein: protein MVKFQWSDDCDKSFTELKTIVTTAPVLTLPEGSDGYVIYCDASRVGLGCVLMQRDKVISYAYRKLKVHEKNFPFHDLELAAVRIWLEFLNDYDMSLHYHPGKANVVADAVNRLYMGSIAHVEEKRKELVKDVHRLAHLGVRLMSILDSGVTVQNGAESSLVVEGAVNNQGVEVFSQGGDVVLRYQGLGAQVNLSTEFHPHTDGQAERTIKTLEDMWRAYVIDFKGSWDDHLSFIEFSYNISYPSSILMVPYEALYGRRCRSLVGWFEGVSDQASIVPLESVAVKDSLSYKDVPVEILDRQVGSLINREVASVKVLWRSQSVEGATWEAEAAMKAKYPFLFHSDSTPA, encoded by the exons atggtcaagttccaatggtcagatgattgtgacaAAAGCTTCACAGAATTGAAAACAATAGTGACTAcagctcctgtcttgactctaccagagggttcagatggttatgtgatctattgtgatgcatctagagttggccttggttgtgtgttgatgcaaagagataaggttatatcttatgcctatagaaagcttaaggtgcatgagaagaactttCCATTTCATGACCTCGAacttgcagcagtg aggatatggcttgagttccttaatgattatgatatgagtctgcattatcatcctggaaAGGCGAACGTAGTGGCCGATGCTGTTAATAGATTATATATGGGTAGtatagcccatgttgaggaaaaaagaaaggagctagtgaaggatgttcataggCTTGCTCActtgggagttcgccttatgagcatattagacagcggtgtaacagttcagaatggggcagaatcgtctttggtagtggag GGTGCAGTCAACAATCAgggagtggaggttttctcccaagggggagatgttgtacttcgctaccaag gtcttggtgctcaagttaaccttagtacagaATTTCATCCACATacagatgggcaggcagagcgtaccattaagaccttagaggatatgtggAGAGCTtatgtgatcgatttcaaaggtagttgggatgatcacctttcttttattgagttttcctacaatATTAGCTACCCTTCCAGCATTTTGATGgtcccttatgaggctttatatgggcgtagatgtagatctcttgttggttggtttgaa GGCGTGAGTGACCAAGCCTCaatagtgccattagagagtgtggcggtgaaagatagtctttcttataaGGATGTACctgttgagattcttgaccgtcaggttgGAAGTTTGATAAACAgagaagtcgcttcagtcaaggttttgtggaggagtcagtccgtagagggagctacttgggaagcagaagcagccatgaaagccaagtatccctTCCTTTTTCattccgattccactccagcttga